From Passer domesticus isolate bPasDom1 chromosome 5, bPasDom1.hap1, whole genome shotgun sequence, the proteins below share one genomic window:
- the SSPN gene encoding sarcospan isoform X2, with the protein MVCISYQPDEKTCAQFTVKLLYFLLNALALVACVLAVAFAAHHYLQLTKFTCDTIQDSCQCKLDTADPLGRTFIYQDAANCGSLTRMLSLYLLLQMALNLVSALLCLLMCFMVWKHRYQVFYVGVRFQPLMAAEGQGQQV; encoded by the exons ATGGTTTGTATCTCGTACCAACCTGATGAGAAGACATGTGCCCAGTTTACAGTGAAG CTGCTGTATTTTCTCCTGAATGCCCTGGCTCTGGTTGCCTGTGTTTTGGCAGTGGCTTTTGCTGCACACCACTACTTGCAGCTGACCAAGTTCACCTGTGACACCATCCAGGATTCCTGCCAGTGCAAACTGGACACTGCAGACCCCCTCGGCCGTACCTTCATATATCAGGATGCGGCCAACTGTGGCAGCCTGACCAGAATGCTCAGCCTGTACCTCCTTCTGCAGATGGCTCTCAACCTGGtgtcagccctgctgtgcctgctgaTGTGCTTCATGGTGTGGAAGCACCGGTACCAGGTCTTCTATGTGGGCGTTCGCTTCCAGCCTCTCATGGCTGCTGAAGGCCAGGGGCAGCAAGTGTAG